A single genomic interval of Ramlibacter sp. harbors:
- a CDS encoding Bax inhibitor-1/YccA family protein, protein MNEQVHSIDYGYASPAAQRNKVLRNTYWLLALSLLPTVLGAWFGVATGITRGLTGGIGLIVFLGGAFGFMFAIEKTKNSAIGVPVLLAFTFFMGLMLSRLIAMVLGFKNGPSLIMTAFGGTAGVFFVMASLATVIKRDLSGMGKWLFVGALAILIGGIINVFVGSTVGMMVISMMAIGIFSAYMLFDLKQIIDGGETNYISATLALYLDLFNVFQSLLMLLGIMGGDRD, encoded by the coding sequence ATGAACGAGCAAGTCCACAGCATTGACTACGGCTATGCCTCTCCCGCCGCGCAGCGCAACAAGGTGCTGCGCAATACCTACTGGCTGCTGGCGCTGAGCCTGCTGCCCACCGTGCTGGGCGCCTGGTTCGGCGTGGCCACGGGCATCACGCGCGGCCTCACGGGCGGCATCGGGCTGATCGTGTTCCTGGGCGGCGCGTTCGGCTTCATGTTCGCGATCGAGAAGACCAAGAACTCGGCCATCGGCGTGCCGGTGCTGCTGGCCTTCACCTTCTTCATGGGGCTGATGCTGTCGCGCCTGATCGCGATGGTGCTGGGCTTCAAGAACGGGCCCAGCCTGATCATGACGGCCTTTGGCGGCACCGCGGGCGTGTTCTTCGTGATGGCCAGCCTGGCCACCGTGATCAAGCGTGACCTGTCGGGCATGGGCAAGTGGCTGTTCGTGGGCGCGCTGGCGATCCTGATCGGCGGCATCATCAACGTGTTCGTCGGCTCCACCGTGGGCATGATGGTGATCAGCATGATGGCCATCGGCATCTTCAGCGCCTATATGCTGTTTGACCTCAAGCAGATCATCGACGGCGGCGAAACCAACTACATCAGCGCCACGCTGGCCCTGTACCTGGACCTGTTCAACGTGTTCCAGAGCCTGCTGATGCTGCTGGGCATCATGGGCGGCGACCGCGACTGA
- the rlmD gene encoding 23S rRNA (uracil(1939)-C(5))-methyltransferase RlmD, which yields MTEENSKQELPEGWLEVDALDIDAQGVARRPDGKVVFIEGALPFEQVSVKVNRSKNNWEQGTVTAIHRESSQRVRPGCPHFGLHAGACGGCKMQHLHVGAQVAVKQRVLEDNLWHLGKVRPEGILRPIEGPPWGYRYRARLSVRHVHKKGTVLVGFHERKSRYVADMQECHVLPPHVNAMLMPLRELIAGMDAIETCPQIELACGDEVTALVLRHLEPLSEGDIGRLRAFAARLPGVQWWLQAKGPDTVRLLDEGGPELAYALPEFGITMPFRPTDFTQVNPHINRVLVGRALRLLAPTRDERVIDWFCGLGNFTLPLATLAREVLGIEGSETLVARSRENFKRNQAGVQAGRPLCATKFVARNLFDMTPALLAQDGFADKWLVDPPREGAFALAKALADLHQARIGAPDAPALPPEAAGWAPPRRIVYVSCNPATLARDAGLLVHLAGYRCTQAGVVNMFPHTAHVESIAVFELDP from the coding sequence ATGACAGAAGAGAATTCAAAGCAGGAGCTGCCCGAGGGCTGGCTCGAAGTGGACGCGCTGGACATTGACGCCCAGGGCGTGGCCCGCCGGCCCGACGGCAAGGTGGTGTTCATCGAGGGCGCGCTGCCCTTCGAGCAGGTCAGCGTCAAGGTCAACCGCAGCAAGAACAACTGGGAACAGGGCACGGTCACCGCGATCCACCGCGAATCGTCGCAGCGGGTGCGGCCGGGCTGCCCGCATTTCGGCTTGCATGCGGGCGCCTGCGGCGGCTGCAAGATGCAGCACCTGCATGTGGGCGCGCAGGTCGCGGTCAAGCAGCGGGTGCTGGAAGACAACCTGTGGCACTTGGGCAAGGTCCGCCCCGAGGGCATCCTGCGGCCCATCGAGGGGCCGCCCTGGGGCTACCGTTACCGGGCCCGGCTGTCGGTGCGGCATGTGCACAAGAAGGGCACGGTGCTGGTGGGTTTTCACGAGCGCAAGAGCCGCTACGTGGCCGACATGCAGGAATGCCATGTGCTGCCGCCCCACGTGAACGCCATGCTGATGCCGCTGCGCGAACTGATTGCAGGCATGGACGCGATCGAAACCTGTCCGCAGATCGAGCTGGCCTGCGGCGATGAGGTGACCGCGCTGGTGCTGCGCCACCTGGAGCCGCTGAGCGAGGGCGACATCGGCCGTTTGCGCGCCTTTGCCGCCCGGCTCCCCGGGGTGCAGTGGTGGCTGCAGGCCAAGGGCCCCGACACGGTGCGCCTGCTCGATGAGGGCGGGCCCGAGCTGGCTTATGCGCTGCCCGAGTTCGGCATCACCATGCCGTTCAGGCCGACCGATTTCACCCAGGTCAATCCGCACATCAACCGCGTGCTGGTCGGCCGTGCGCTGCGGCTGCTGGCTCCCACGCGCGACGAGCGCGTGATCGACTGGTTCTGCGGCCTGGGCAATTTCACGCTGCCGCTGGCGACCCTGGCGCGTGAGGTGCTGGGCATCGAGGGCAGCGAGACGCTGGTGGCCCGCTCACGCGAGAATTTCAAGCGCAATCAGGCTGGAGTCCAGGCAGGGCGGCCATTGTGCGCTACAAAGTTTGTAGCACGCAACCTGTTTGACATGACGCCCGCGCTGCTCGCGCAGGACGGCTTTGCCGACAAGTGGCTGGTCGATCCGCCGCGCGAAGGGGCCTTTGCCCTGGCCAAGGCGCTGGCTGATCTGCACCAGGCCCGCATCGGCGCGCCCGACGCGCCGGCCTTGCCACCCGAAGCGGCCGGCTGGGCGCCGCCACGGCGCATCGTCTATGTGAGCTGCAACCCCGCCACGCTGGCGCGCGATGCGGGCCTGCTGGTGCACCTGGCGGGCTACCGCTGCACGCAGGCGGGCGTGGTCAACATGTTCCCGCACACGGCGCATGTGGAGAGCATCGCGGTGTTCGAGCTCGACCCCTGA
- a CDS encoding heme-binding protein, which translates to MKTKPCLEAADVKAIAAAAEAEALKNQWAVSIAVVDDGGHLLWLQRLDGAAPISAHIAPAKANTAAMGRRESKVYEDMINGGRVSFLSAPDLKGLLEGGVPIVKDGQVLGAVGVSGVKSTEDAQIARAGIAAIGL; encoded by the coding sequence ATGAAAACCAAACCCTGCCTCGAAGCCGCTGACGTGAAAGCCATTGCCGCCGCCGCCGAAGCCGAAGCCCTGAAGAACCAGTGGGCCGTGAGCATCGCGGTGGTGGACGACGGTGGCCACCTGCTGTGGCTGCAGCGGCTCGATGGCGCCGCGCCGATCTCGGCCCACATCGCGCCCGCCAAGGCCAACACGGCGGCCATGGGCCGGCGCGAAAGCAAGGTCTATGAAGACATGATCAATGGCGGCCGTGTGTCCTTCCTCAGCGCGCCCGACCTCAAGGGCCTGCTCGAAGGCGGTGTGCCCATCGTCAAGGACGGGCAGGTGCTGGGTGCCGTGGGCGTGAGTGGCGTCAAGTCCACCGAAGACGCGCAGATCGCGCGCGCGGGCATTGCCGCCATCGGTCTTTGA
- a CDS encoding MotA/TolQ/ExbB proton channel family protein: MDSQFGLINVWTQGDIVTRGVFLLLLGMSLASWMVILIKVLDLRKFAAQARGTESFWHANDFADGMNKLGTDPSNPFRLLAVEGRDATAHILHKDGATKPQLHDSLDVSDWITRCLRAQLDESTAKLQSGLAVLASVGSTAPFVGLFGTVWGIYHALMSIGVAGQATIDKVAGPIGEALIMTALGLAVAIPAVLGYNALVRGNKGVLAKLNRFAHDLHAYFVTGARVSAGGTAKIVPMKKGL, encoded by the coding sequence ATGGACTCGCAATTCGGTCTCATCAATGTCTGGACGCAGGGCGATATCGTCACCAGGGGCGTCTTCCTGCTGTTGCTGGGCATGTCGCTGGCTTCATGGATGGTGATCCTGATCAAGGTGCTCGACCTGCGCAAATTCGCGGCCCAGGCGCGTGGCACCGAAAGCTTCTGGCACGCCAATGACTTCGCCGACGGCATGAACAAGCTGGGCACCGACCCTTCCAACCCGTTTCGCCTGCTCGCCGTGGAAGGCCGCGACGCCACGGCCCACATCCTGCACAAGGACGGCGCCACCAAGCCGCAACTGCATGACAGCCTCGATGTGAGCGACTGGATCACCCGCTGCCTGCGCGCCCAGCTCGACGAATCCACGGCCAAACTGCAGTCGGGCCTGGCGGTGCTGGCCTCGGTCGGCTCCACCGCGCCCTTTGTCGGCCTGTTCGGCACGGTCTGGGGCATCTACCATGCGCTGATGTCGATAGGCGTGGCCGGCCAGGCCACGATCGACAAGGTGGCGGGCCCCATTGGCGAGGCGCTGATCATGACGGCGCTGGGCCTGGCCGTGGCGATCCCGGCGGTGCTGGGCTACAACGCCCTGGTGCGCGGCAACAAGGGCGTGCTGGCCAAGCTCAACCGCTTTGCCCACGACCTGCACGCCTACTTCGTGACCGGCGCCCGCGTTTCGGCCGGCGGCACGGCGAAGATCGTGCCCATGAAGAAAGGCCTCTGA
- a CDS encoding biopolymer transporter ExbD, producing the protein MAFGTQDDTDDVMNEINMTPLVDVMLVLLIIFIITVPVMKHAVNIDLPRATNQPQDVKPETVRLSVNAQGEYYWNENRIEEAALEPMLQAEAAKNPQPELHIRGDKSVRYEKVAQAMAAAQHAGLRKIGFITEPK; encoded by the coding sequence ATGGCTTTCGGCACCCAGGACGACACCGATGACGTGATGAACGAGATCAACATGACGCCGCTGGTCGACGTCATGCTGGTGTTGCTCATCATCTTCATCATCACCGTGCCGGTGATGAAGCACGCGGTCAACATTGACCTGCCGCGCGCCACCAACCAGCCCCAGGACGTCAAGCCCGAAACCGTGCGGCTGAGCGTGAACGCCCAGGGCGAGTACTACTGGAACGAGAACCGCATCGAAGAGGCCGCGCTCGAGCCTATGCTGCAAGCCGAAGCGGCGAAGAATCCCCAGCCCGAGCTGCACATCCGGGGCGACAAATCGGTGCGCTACGAGAAGGTGGCGCAGGCCATGGCGGCGGCCCAGCACGCGGGGCTGCGCAAGATCGGCTTCATCACCGAACCCAAATAG
- a CDS encoding diguanylate cyclase, with product MTAMAQADGTGMHRPMRRALRGLLLMLCLWIAGPQTWATASGDFITAQTSFWIDRAGRATLDEVRQLPADTLQPLGQSRSFELDRGALWLRFDTPALDASRRWYLMLEGAAFTDSATFYQQAPGGEWTRQDAGDHLPVAAWSHPDRTPVFELDAAAGGTVWLRLENHPAPLSPSLQLLDAQDLRTQRDQSLLLLGGYLGFVLLVLFLGGVHVQLYGDRVFVAYVSYVACMLGFQLAFTGLGGLFFWPTLATWNNAAPALFMLWLTASGIWFVREVAAVQRHHRGLHRFMTGWSLFGFIYPALYFLMLSPAAFKLLNLYGLLSVLLSMAVCIWAWRKGEVYAGWTALGFLPLHLAYPFPALRSAGVLPDSWATQYAVLIGSAIEIPLLLYILHRRAKDFNENRARMRVIDSTDPLTGLTILPVLLLRLADTLRRARRNRGECALVLVDLSNHADIVASGGREMGERALVVAASQLSQLVRDVDTVCRVADTRFAILLETPYKAVMLKLLAQHIIARGLAGAAPLPLHLSPRFRVVTMALPEQGQGEPAPSEADVALLLDRLHQVLDQLEPHKVVAHLPVATPASSHASQPARLA from the coding sequence ATGACCGCCATGGCACAGGCTGACGGCACGGGCATGCACCGACCCATGCGCCGCGCGCTGCGGGGACTGTTGCTGATGCTGTGCCTGTGGATCGCCGGCCCGCAGACCTGGGCCACGGCCTCGGGTGACTTCATCACGGCGCAAACCTCGTTCTGGATCGACCGCGCGGGCCGCGCCACGCTGGACGAAGTGCGGCAACTGCCCGCCGACACCTTGCAGCCGCTCGGCCAGTCCAGGTCGTTTGAACTCGATCGCGGCGCGTTGTGGCTGCGGTTTGACACCCCCGCGCTGGATGCCTCACGGCGCTGGTACCTGATGCTGGAAGGGGCAGCGTTCACCGACAGCGCCACGTTCTACCAGCAGGCGCCGGGCGGCGAGTGGACGCGCCAGGACGCCGGCGACCACCTTCCCGTGGCCGCCTGGTCGCATCCGGACCGCACGCCCGTGTTCGAGCTCGATGCGGCCGCCGGTGGCACGGTCTGGCTGCGGCTGGAGAATCACCCCGCGCCCCTGAGCCCCAGCCTGCAGCTGCTGGATGCGCAGGACCTGCGAACCCAGCGCGACCAGTCGCTGCTGCTGCTGGGTGGCTACCTGGGCTTCGTGCTGCTGGTGCTGTTTCTGGGCGGGGTCCATGTGCAGCTCTATGGCGACCGCGTGTTTGTGGCCTATGTGAGCTATGTGGCCTGCATGCTCGGCTTCCAGCTGGCCTTCACGGGGCTGGGGGGTCTGTTTTTCTGGCCCACGCTCGCGACATGGAACAACGCGGCACCCGCGCTGTTCATGCTGTGGCTGACGGCATCGGGCATCTGGTTTGTGCGCGAGGTGGCGGCCGTGCAACGCCATCACCGCGGCCTGCACCGCTTCATGACGGGTTGGTCGCTGTTCGGATTCATCTACCCGGCGCTGTACTTCCTGATGCTCAGTCCGGCGGCCTTCAAGCTGCTCAACCTGTACGGCCTGCTCTCGGTGTTGCTGAGCATGGCGGTCTGCATCTGGGCCTGGCGCAAGGGCGAGGTGTATGCGGGCTGGACCGCCCTGGGCTTTCTGCCGCTGCACCTGGCCTACCCGTTTCCCGCGCTGCGCAGCGCGGGCGTGCTGCCCGACAGCTGGGCCACCCAGTATGCGGTGCTGATCGGCTCGGCCATCGAGATCCCGCTGCTGCTGTACATCCTGCACCGTCGTGCCAAGGACTTCAACGAGAACCGGGCCCGGATGCGCGTCATCGACAGCACCGATCCCCTCACGGGCCTGACCATCCTGCCGGTGCTGCTGCTGAGGCTGGCCGACACCCTGCGCCGCGCGCGGCGCAACCGCGGTGAGTGCGCGCTGGTGCTGGTGGACCTGTCGAACCATGCGGACATCGTGGCCTCGGGGGGCCGCGAGATGGGCGAGCGGGCGCTGGTGGTGGCGGCCTCGCAGCTGTCGCAGCTGGTGCGCGATGTGGACACCGTGTGCCGCGTGGCCGACACCCGCTTCGCCATCCTGCTGGAGACGCCCTACAAGGCCGTCATGCTCAAGCTGCTGGCCCAGCACATCATTGCCAGGGGCCTGGCCGGCGCCGCTCCGCTGCCGCTGCATCTGTCACCGCGCTTTCGTGTGGTCACCATGGCGCTGCCTGAGCAGGGCCAGGGCGAACCGGCCCCCTCGGAAGCCGATGTGGCCCTGCTACTGGATCGCCTGCACCAGGTGCTGGACCAGCTGGAGCCCCACAAGGTGGTGGCCCATCTGCCGGTGGCCACACCGGCCTCCAGCCACGCATCACAGCCGGCCAGGCTGGCCTGA
- a CDS encoding peptidoglycan DD-metalloendopeptidase family protein — MIELRNGVWKLALACVVAGVLAGCASSSRTPAPVEDRGTGAARPAPVAVDPGAKLPPGAENAGKPGYYTVKPGDTVVRIALESGQNWRDIVRWNNLENPNVIEVGQVLRITPPVVTAAAPTPAPETGVVVKPIAPGTATPGAGTPTQAASAPKPAASAAAAPATPAATAGEDDLPWAWPVNGAVLAGYDEVKNKGLDLAGKAGEPVLASADGRVVYAGAGLRGYGNLIILKHNNTYLSAYAHNQALLVKEDQVVRKGQKIAEMGNTDADRVKLHFEIRRQGKPVDPAKYLPAR, encoded by the coding sequence ATGATCGAGTTGCGCAACGGGGTTTGGAAACTGGCACTGGCCTGTGTCGTGGCCGGGGTGCTGGCCGGCTGTGCCTCCAGTTCCCGGACCCCGGCGCCGGTGGAAGACCGTGGCACCGGTGCCGCGCGGCCCGCGCCGGTGGCGGTGGACCCGGGCGCCAAGCTGCCCCCGGGCGCGGAGAACGCCGGCAAGCCCGGCTACTACACCGTCAAGCCCGGCGACACCGTGGTGCGCATCGCGCTGGAAAGCGGCCAGAACTGGCGCGACATCGTGCGCTGGAACAATCTGGAGAACCCCAACGTGATCGAGGTGGGGCAGGTCCTGCGCATCACGCCGCCGGTGGTGACGGCGGCTGCACCCACGCCAGCGCCCGAGACCGGCGTGGTGGTCAAGCCCATCGCGCCCGGCACGGCCACGCCGGGCGCCGGCACGCCCACCCAGGCCGCGAGCGCGCCCAAGCCGGCAGCCTCGGCGGCCGCGGCGCCTGCCACGCCCGCTGCAACAGCCGGTGAAGACGACCTGCCCTGGGCCTGGCCCGTGAACGGGGCCGTGCTTGCGGGCTACGACGAGGTCAAGAACAAGGGCCTGGACCTTGCGGGCAAGGCCGGCGAGCCGGTGCTGGCGTCCGCCGATGGCCGCGTGGTCTACGCGGGGGCGGGCCTTCGCGGCTATGGCAACCTGATCATCCTCAAGCACAACAACACCTATCTGTCGGCCTACGCGCACAACCAGGCGCTGCTGGTCAAGGAGGACCAGGTGGTGCGCAAGGGCCAGAAGATCGCCGAAATGGGCAACACCGACGCTGACCGCGTGAAGCTGCATTTCGAGATCCGGCGTCAGGGCAAGCCGGTGGATCCGGCCAAGTACCTTCCCGCCAGGTAG
- the rpoS gene encoding RNA polymerase sigma factor RpoS: MSVPAEGGPAAADDAEEISPEALRRDPLREVAGESSDTLTLYLREVRRTELFTAEQEFAMATRARAGEFEARQSMIEHNLRLVVSIAKGYLGRGVPLADLIEEGNLGLMHAIDKFEPERGFRFSTYATWWIRQSVERAVMNQGRVIRLPVHVVRELQQVLRARRTLENDPAFAAARNGFEGEGVRVEDVAALLGRDVQEVAELLAMAETPRSLDAAVDRSDDDHTLGDSLADELTLDPTGVTQNHEVERLLNNWIEALSGREKEVLEGRFGLHDREPETLEVLSDRLGLTRERVRQIQNEALLKLRRHMVRNGINKEALL, encoded by the coding sequence ATGTCCGTGCCCGCCGAAGGTGGGCCGGCCGCGGCCGACGACGCGGAAGAGATCAGCCCCGAAGCCCTGCGGCGTGACCCGCTGCGCGAGGTGGCGGGCGAATCGAGCGACACGCTCACGCTGTACCTGCGCGAGGTCCGCCGCACCGAGCTGTTCACGGCCGAGCAGGAATTCGCCATGGCCACGCGCGCGCGCGCCGGCGAGTTCGAGGCGCGCCAGTCGATGATCGAGCACAACCTGCGCCTGGTGGTCAGCATCGCCAAGGGCTATCTGGGCCGTGGCGTGCCGCTGGCGGACCTGATCGAGGAAGGCAACCTGGGCCTGATGCACGCGATCGACAAGTTCGAGCCCGAGCGGGGCTTTCGCTTCTCCACCTATGCCACCTGGTGGATCCGCCAGTCGGTGGAGCGCGCCGTGATGAACCAGGGGCGCGTGATCCGCCTGCCGGTGCACGTGGTGCGCGAGCTGCAGCAGGTGCTGCGCGCGCGCCGCACGCTGGAGAACGACCCGGCCTTCGCCGCGGCGCGCAACGGCTTCGAGGGCGAGGGCGTGCGCGTGGAAGACGTGGCCGCGCTGCTGGGCCGCGATGTGCAGGAGGTGGCCGAACTGCTGGCCATGGCGGAGACGCCGCGCTCGCTGGACGCCGCGGTCGACCGCTCCGACGACGACCACACGCTGGGCGACAGCCTGGCCGACGAGCTCACGCTGGACCCCACCGGCGTGACGCAGAACCATGAAGTGGAGCGCCTGCTCAACAACTGGATCGAGGCGCTGTCGGGCCGCGAGAAGGAAGTGCTCGAGGGCCGCTTCGGCCTGCACGACCGCGAGCCCGAGACCCTGGAAGTGCTCTCCGACCGGCTGGGCCTGACGCGCGAGCGGGTGCGCCAGATCCAGAACGAGGCGCTGCTCAAGCTGCGCCGCCACATGGTGCGCAACGGCATCAACAAGGAAGCGCTGCTGTAG
- a CDS encoding DUF2236 domain-containing protein produces the protein MTALLLQAMTRVADPLADRTIAAIVGPWLDAPDAMKPGMARLAEATRLMAQWRSNAGLADWQPDDPAADPAVVAALQGYLAQGRQLPAWTDAAKVARAEETFMREGPLACTLLFCASLPECYVPPQLAEVLHVAGQLEAHTEHRIRQTAAMVFPVMLKGGLTSADGCGIAQVLKVRLIHATIRHLILHGEPGQVDGVVPASHPAGPPGGGHAALHEALLSHGWDVPRRGLPCNQLELAYTLLTFHYVFLRGMRTMGLGLTDADEDAFLHAWNVVGHVLGVQDGLMAGRYDEAARLFDHMRAVGCAQAADPDVRPGLGQALAGTMARSIRLPVLRQIPVPMTQWLIGAGSARDIGIGDAAPLPTRIAFTLGRTVTRAIDATVRLVLPQFSISRMFTRVLGYHLLSRFLLDQTRPLGLPQQVLNPLRDAVAGWHHEPRSPDWLNRLEDAWTTRGRWVPHAGQAASATDDRHGTG, from the coding sequence ATGACCGCCCTGTTGCTCCAGGCCATGACCCGCGTGGCCGATCCGCTGGCCGACCGCACCATCGCGGCCATCGTCGGCCCGTGGCTTGACGCGCCCGACGCCATGAAGCCGGGCATGGCCCGGCTGGCCGAGGCCACGCGCCTGATGGCCCAGTGGCGCAGCAACGCGGGCCTGGCCGACTGGCAACCGGACGATCCCGCGGCCGACCCGGCCGTGGTGGCGGCGCTGCAGGGCTACCTTGCGCAGGGCCGCCAGCTGCCTGCATGGACCGACGCCGCCAAGGTGGCGCGGGCTGAGGAAACCTTCATGCGCGAAGGACCACTGGCCTGCACGCTGCTGTTTTGCGCCAGCCTGCCCGAATGCTATGTGCCGCCCCAGCTCGCCGAAGTGCTGCACGTGGCCGGCCAGCTGGAAGCCCACACCGAGCACCGCATCCGCCAGACCGCTGCCATGGTGTTCCCGGTCATGCTCAAGGGCGGCCTGACCAGCGCCGACGGCTGCGGCATCGCCCAGGTGCTCAAGGTGCGGCTGATTCATGCCACCATCCGGCACCTGATCCTGCACGGCGAGCCCGGGCAGGTCGATGGCGTCGTGCCGGCCTCGCACCCCGCCGGGCCGCCAGGAGGCGGCCACGCCGCGCTGCACGAGGCACTGCTGTCGCATGGCTGGGACGTGCCCCGGCGCGGCCTGCCCTGCAACCAGCTGGAGCTCGCCTACACCCTGCTCACCTTTCACTATGTGTTCCTGCGGGGCATGCGGACCATGGGGCTGGGCCTGACCGATGCCGACGAGGATGCGTTCCTGCACGCCTGGAACGTGGTGGGTCACGTGCTGGGCGTGCAGGACGGGCTCATGGCCGGCCGCTACGACGAAGCCGCCAGGCTGTTTGACCACATGCGGGCCGTGGGCTGCGCGCAGGCGGCGGACCCCGACGTTCGCCCCGGGCTCGGCCAGGCTCTGGCGGGAACCATGGCCCGATCGATCCGCCTGCCAGTCCTCCGGCAGATCCCGGTGCCCATGACCCAATGGCTGATCGGCGCCGGTTCCGCGCGCGACATCGGCATCGGCGATGCCGCTCCCCTGCCGACCCGCATCGCCTTCACGCTGGGACGGACCGTGACACGGGCCATCGATGCAACGGTGCGTCTGGTGCTCCCGCAATTCTCGATCTCGCGCATGTTCACCCGGGTGCTGGGCTACCACCTGCTGAGCCGCTTTCTGCTGGACCAGACCCGGCCCCTGGGCCTGCCGCAGCAGGTGCTGAACCCGCTGCGTGACGCCGTCGCCGGCTGGCACCACGAGCCGCGCTCGCCCGACTGGCTCAACCGGCTGGAAGACGCCTGGACCACCCGCGGGCGCTGGGTGCCTCACGCAGGGCAGGCCGCATCAGCAACCGATGACCGCCATGGCACAGGCTGA
- a CDS encoding carotenoid biosynthesis protein, producing MTEAPTPFLLTAALVAACVLLFAAALWSAWRLAGPRSALGFAGLALTLGWFAEQMGSSRGWFFGRYHYTHVLGPEIGNVPVAIALMWFALCWLGYALASTILWRQPVLARPAGWGPRLLTAWLAAMIVTAFDLGADPYFVFVLKAWIMDKTDGGWFGETLQGFAGWMLVSFTIITLFQALLAPREPARNGPRERLAALVPLGIYASGLLFQLLWGHPVETRAVAFFAMGMPLLIAAAAWWHWARPASGATA from the coding sequence GTGACCGAAGCACCCACCCCATTCCTGCTCACCGCCGCCCTCGTGGCGGCCTGCGTGCTGCTGTTTGCCGCGGCCCTGTGGTCGGCCTGGCGGCTGGCGGGACCGCGCAGCGCCCTCGGCTTCGCGGGCCTTGCGCTCACGCTGGGCTGGTTTGCCGAGCAGATGGGTTCATCACGGGGCTGGTTTTTCGGGCGTTACCACTACACCCATGTGCTGGGGCCCGAGATCGGCAACGTGCCGGTGGCCATTGCGCTCATGTGGTTCGCGCTGTGCTGGCTGGGCTACGCACTCGCCAGCACGATCCTGTGGCGGCAACCCGTGCTGGCCCGCCCCGCCGGCTGGGGGCCGAGGCTTCTCACGGCCTGGCTGGCCGCGATGATCGTCACGGCCTTTGACCTCGGTGCCGACCCCTACTTCGTTTTCGTGCTCAAGGCGTGGATCATGGACAAGACCGACGGCGGCTGGTTCGGCGAAACCCTTCAGGGCTTCGCCGGCTGGATGCTGGTGTCGTTCACCATCATCACGCTTTTCCAGGCCTTGCTGGCACCCCGCGAGCCGGCGCGAAACGGGCCCCGCGAACGGCTCGCGGCACTGGTGCCCCTGGGCATCTACGCGTCGGGCCTGCTGTTCCAGCTGCTGTGGGGCCACCCGGTCGAAACCCGCGCGGTCGCGTTCTTCGCCATGGGCATGCCGCTGCTCATTGCAGCCGCCGCCTGGTGGCATTGGGCCCGGCCGGCCTCCGGGGCCACGGCATGA
- a CDS encoding protein-L-isoaspartate(D-aspartate) O-methyltransferase, with the protein MDLRSGAPVAPKKIANSGRPARATGLKDPQPRSSGVGMDSSAVRARMVQKLAAQGVSDAQVLAAMGSVERHRFVDSALVNQAYEDTSLPIGLGQTISKPNVVARMAELLMGGARGPTGRLGRVLEIGTGCGYQAAVLGLLATEVYSIERLRGLHERARDNLRPFRLANVHLLFGDGMVGFAKGAPYAGIIAAAGGEAIPQAWIDQLAVGGRIVAPMVTAQAKQALVVLEKTSAGMKQTVLEAVHFVPLKSGIA; encoded by the coding sequence ATGGACCTGCGTTCCGGCGCCCCGGTTGCTCCCAAAAAGATAGCGAACAGTGGCCGCCCCGCAAGGGCTACAGGCCTGAAAGACCCGCAACCGCGGTCCAGCGGCGTGGGCATGGACTCCAGCGCCGTGCGGGCCCGCATGGTGCAGAAGCTCGCGGCCCAGGGCGTGAGCGATGCGCAGGTGCTGGCCGCGATGGGCAGCGTCGAGCGCCATCGCTTTGTCGACAGCGCGCTGGTCAACCAGGCCTATGAAGACACCAGCCTGCCGATCGGGCTGGGCCAGACCATCTCCAAGCCCAACGTGGTGGCGCGCATGGCGGAGCTGCTCATGGGCGGCGCGCGCGGGCCCACGGGCCGGCTGGGCCGCGTGCTCGAAATCGGCACGGGCTGCGGCTACCAGGCCGCCGTGCTGGGCCTGCTGGCCACCGAGGTCTACAGCATCGAGCGCCTGCGCGGCCTGCATGAGCGCGCGCGCGACAACCTGCGGCCGTTTCGCCTGGCCAATGTGCACCTGCTGTTTGGCGATGGCATGGTGGGCTTTGCCAAGGGCGCGCCCTATGCGGGCATCATTGCCGCCGCCGGTGGCGAAGCGATCCCGCAGGCCTGGATCGACCAGCTCGCGGTGGGTGGCCGCATCGTTGCGCCCATGGTCACGGCGCAGGCCAAACAGGCGCTGGTGGTGCTGGAGAAGACCTCCGCGGGAATGAAACAAACTGTTCTGGAAGCGGTTCACTTTGTCCCTCTAAAATCAGGCATCGCTTGA
- a CDS encoding hemin uptake protein HemP — protein MTDSRETPTLPLQPPGGQAAIQASSEDAARQVHSTDLLRGSKAVEINHNGAVYRLQATKLGKLILTK, from the coding sequence ATGACTGATTCACGCGAAACGCCCACCCTCCCGCTCCAACCGCCCGGCGGTCAAGCGGCGATACAGGCATCGTCAGAAGACGCAGCGCGACAGGTCCACAGCACGGATCTGCTGCGGGGCAGCAAGGCCGTGGAAATCAACCACAACGGCGCGGTCTACCGCCTGCAGGCCACCAAGCTGGGCAAGCTGATTCTCACCAAATAG